The following are encoded together in the Vigna angularis cultivar LongXiaoDou No.4 chromosome 9, ASM1680809v1, whole genome shotgun sequence genome:
- the LOC128193958 gene encoding uncharacterized protein LOC128193958 → MAGMVHSNLPVFYGKDFDDWCVKMEAIFGYQEVDDIVKKGFKEPLKNDMEDVKKEYKENKRLDCKARMLLHQCISATIFQKVSKAVTAKELWDILQEGYGNSGKVKTIRLQSLQRQYELLCMGENETIAEYIGRIQIVANAMRACDKIVKDKKMVEKILRTLTPQYDHIVVAIEECKDLDKMKIEELQNSLEAHEQRLIERRNAEKNVAQGTNQALQARSNQSFKNRGRGRGRSRGGRSGGRNSKFSDQNSDSNGGEQKNGSWRGGRHSSGRGRKGYDKRNVQCFTCRKYGHYSSECWHNEDTKKTKIGESANLAQETEESESDHVVLMSTVERFGKRQCEKLTLNRCKQEMVSVDRCNEAHVSIIEEGGEQVSSSDETRHADNEASAHALLSNDVNQAANDDSCSWYLDTGCSNHMTGRREWLVNLDSSIKSCVRFADNSTIRAEGIGRVLISCKDGKITYMDDVLYVPTMKSNLLSLGQLLEKGYTMSMHQKHIEVFDSKQRPVIKAPLARNRTFKVNLNATAIQCLSSLNHEEERWLWHFRYGHLNFKSLSQLKGKELVKGVPLIIVPDRICESCVVGKQPRRKFEKVAPRRSKQSLDVIHSDIRVFRTDGGGEFNSVEMDKFCTDKGIVHEVTAPYTPQHNGLAERRNRMILDMTRCMLKAKKLSHCLWGEVVSTAVYLLNRSPTKALSECTPEEAWSGIKPTVYHLRIFGSVCYKHVPDERRRKLDDKSETLILVGYHPTGAYRLYNPEKKQIVISRDVIVDEAAMFDWEKAEAKSEVGYVPSWLEDKSSSNAEQCKP, encoded by the exons ATGGCTGGTATGGTTCACAGCAATCTTCCGGTGTTTTATGGTAAAGATTTTGACGATTGGTGCGTCAAAATGGAGGCAATTTTTGGCTACCAAGAAGTAGATGATATTGTGAAAAAAGGTTTCAAAGAACCTTTGAAGAACGACATGGAGGACGTGAAGAAAGAATATAAGGAGAATAAGCGTTTGGATTGTAAAGCCAGGATGCTACTTCACCAATGCATATCTGCGACGATTTTTCAGAAGGTGTCGAAGGCTGTCACGGCGAAGGAATTATGGGATATTTTGCAAGAAGGGTATGGAAATTCCGGGAAAGTAAAAACGATAAGACTGCAATCTTTACAGAGGCAATACGAGCTTCTGTGCATGGGAGAGAATGAGACGATTGCAGAGTATATTGGCAGAATTCAGATTGTTGCAAACGCGATGAGGGCCTGTGATAAAATTGTGAAAGATAAGAAGATGGTTGAAAAAATTCTTAGAACGTTGACTCCTCAATACGATCACATAGTCGTTGCGATAGAGGAATGTAAGGATCTTGATAAAATGAAGATTGAGGAGTTGCAAAACTCTCTCGAAGCCCATGAACAAAGGTTGATAGAAAGAAGGAACGCAGAAAAAAACGTGGCACAAGGAACGAACCAGGCGCTGCAAGCAAGAAGCAATCAAAGCTTCAAGAATCGTgggagaggaagaggaagatcaCGCGGAGGACGCAGTGGTGGCAGAAATTCGAAATTTTCAGATCAAAACAGTGATAGCAATGGCGGTGAGCAGAAGAATGGAAGTTGGCGAGGGGGCAGACATTCCAGTGGTAGAGGCCGAAAAGGGTATGATAAAAGAAATGTCCAATGTTTCACATGCAGAAAATACGGCCATTATTCCTCGGAGTGTTGGCACAATGAAGATACGAAGAAAACCAAGATTGGAGAGTCAGCCAATCTTGCGCAAGAAACTGAAGAATCGGAGTCTGACCACGTTGTGTTGATGAGCACAGTGGAACGATTCGGAAAAAGACAATGTGAGAAATTGACGTTGAACAGGTGTAAGCAAGAAATGGTTTCGGTGGACAGGTGCAATGAAGCACATGTGTCAATCATAGAAGAAGGTGGAGAACAGGTGTCGTCTTCGGACGAAACGAGACATGCAGACAATGAAGCATCTGCACATGCGTTGCTCTCCAACGATGTAAACCAAGCGGCGAATGATGATTCATGCAGCTGGTACTTGGACACGGGTTGTTCGAATCACATGACAGGTAGACGAGAATGGTTGGTGAATCTTGATTCAAGTATAAAGAGCTGTGTGAGGTTCGCGGATAACAGCACTATTAGGGCGGAAGGAATTGGCAGAGTCTTGATCAGCTGTAAGGATGGCAAGATTACGTATATGGATGATGTGCTATACGTTCCGACAATGAAGAGCAACCTACTGAGTTTGGGGCAACTCCTGGAGAAAGGGTATACTATGTCTATGCATCAGAAACACATAGAAGTGTTTGACAGCAAACAGCGTCCTGTGATTAAAGCACCACTTGCTCGAAACAGAACTTTCAAAGTGAATTTGAATGCTACAGCAATACAATGCTTATCCTCCTTAAACCACGAAGAAGAGAGATGGTTATGGCATTTCAGATACGGGCACTTGAACTTCAAAAGTTTGAGTCaactaaaaggaaaagaatTAGTGAAAGGTGTGCCTCTCATAATTGTTCCAGATAGAATCTGTGAAAGTTGTGTCGTTGGAAAACAACctagaagaaaatttgaaaaagtcgCACCCAGGAGATCGAAGCAGTCTCTGGACGTTATTCATTCAGAT ATCAGAGTATTTAGAACTGATGGAGGGGGAGAGTTTAACTCTGTCGAGATGGACAAGTTTTGTACTGATAAAGGCATTGTGCACGAGGTCACGGCTCCATATACCCCCCAGCATAATGGCTTAGCCGAAAGAAGGAATAGGATGATACTTGACATGACGAGGTGCATGCTCAAAGCTAAGAAACTGTCGCATTGTTTGTGGGGAGAGGTTGTGTCTACTGCGGTCTACTTGCTAAATAGAAGTCCAACAAAGGCCCTGTCAGAGTGTACTCCTGAAGAGGCTTGGTCTGGAATTAAACCGACTGTCTACCACTTGAGAATTTTCGGATCTGTGTGCTACAAACATGTCCcagatgaaagaagaagaaaactggACGATAAGAGTGAGACTCTCATTCTTGTTGGCTACCATCCAACAGGTGCTTACAGGTTATACAATCCAGAAAAGAAGCAGATTGTCATTAGCCGTGATGTGATAGTAGATGAGGCTGCAATGTTTGATTGGGAGAAGGCCGAAGCAAAGTCTGAAGTAGGCTATGTTCCAAGTTGGCTTGAAGATAAGAGTTCATCCAATGCTGAGCAGTGCAAACCGTGA
- the LOC108346738 gene encoding disease resistance protein ADR2, translating into MDNVSSSNKLPQKYDVLINFTGEDIHRKFVSHLNSVLSTVGLTTFLHHHNAVKSTHIQEPILSHCRVAIVVFTQTYSQSAWCLNQLLQIIKWHETYCRHVLPVYYEIQPSDVRLQKGDFGKALKETAQQIFSGQELEHGMSRWSLL; encoded by the coding sequence ATGGATAACGTCTCCTCATCAAACAAACTCCCACAGAAGTACGATGTGCTCATCAACTTCACTGGAGAAGACATCCACAGAAAATTTGTTTCTCATCTCAATTCTGTCCTCTCTACTGTTGGTCTCACCACTTTCCTTCATCACCACAATGCAGTGAAGTCAACTCACATCCAAGAACCTATTCTCAGCCACTGTCGTGTAGCAATTGTTGTTTTCACCCAAACCTATTCTCAATCTGCTTGGTGTCTTAATCAGCTTCTACAAATCATCAAATGGCACGAAACTTATTGCCGACATGTTCTGCCTGTATATTATGAAATCCAGCCATCTGATGTACGTCTTCAGAAGGGTGACTTTGGAAAAGCCTTGAAGGAAACTGCACAACAAATATTTTCAGGACAAGAACTGGAGCATGGAATGTCCAGGTGGAGCCTGTTATGA
- the LOC108346844 gene encoding transcription factor bHLH62, with protein sequence MENQFFINSGLSQTQHPLHFEPSPPPPPPSSSSVPSWQSLSPTMGIQPTLLNCASEQTHDCFYNPNWEKSTDHALHFDSSALSSMVSSPAASSNPSSNMSNDNFIIRELVGRLGAIGSSDEIPQHSPHPLVVASSYMNNGSGSPNTSCYTTPLSSPPKVKTVQSLVNERLANLGGKSITLNSSVAEFSADPGFAERAAKFSCFGSRSFNGRNVQLGVNNGELAQRSASVVENGGKLSRISSSPLLKTLGSQMGTAENKNSAIRDQEKDEVANSQEESTISEQTPNGEIGMKNCQDMTNSRKRKASSKGKTRETSNSIKGVEVSEDSNSKRTKPNEGEGNENGPVKVEEESKAVEDKQNKSNSKPPEPPKDYIHVRARRGQATDSHSLAERVRREKISERMKLLQDLVPGCNKVTGKALMLDEIINYVQSLQRQVEFLSMKLASVNTRMDLSIDSLVSKDVFQSNNSLATHPNPTFPLDSSAQAFYGHQHQQNPVIHNNIPNRTVTHCSVDPLDTSLCQNLAMQLPPLNGFNEVASQFPLTFCEEDLHTIVQMGFGQTTNWKTPIQSPSFNGSNNVPQMKVEL encoded by the exons ATCAGTTCTTTATCAATTCTGGGCTGTCACAAACACAGCATCCCCTTCACTTTGAaccttcaccaccaccaccaccaccttcttcttcttcagtgCCCTCTTGGCAATCACTCTCACCCACCATGGGAATTCAACCAACACTTCTGAATTGTGCCTCTGAGCAGACCCATGATTGCTTTTACAACCCCAATTGGGAAAAATCAACAGATCATGCACTTCACTTTGATTCCTCAGCACTCAGTTCAATGGTCTCGTCTCCTGCGGCATCATCCAACCCCAGCAGCAACATGTCCAATGATAATTTCATCATCAGGGAATTGGTGGGGAGATTGGGAGCTATTGGGAGTTCTGATGAGATCCCACAACACTCTCCTCACCCTTTGGTTGTGGCCTCTTCTTACATGAATAATGGCAGTGGCAGCCCCAATACTTCTTGTTACACCACTCCTTTGAGTTCCCCTCCAAAGGTGAAGACTGTGCAGAGCTTGGTGAATGAGAGGTTGGCAAATTTGGGAGGAAAGTCAATTACTTTGAATTCCAGTGTGGCCGAATTCTCTGCTGACCCTGGTTTCGCGGAGAGGGCTGCAAAGTTTTCTTGCTTTGGTAGCAGGAGTTTCAATGGTAGGAACGTCCAATTGGGGGTGAACAATGGTGAATTGGCTCAAAGATCTGCATCAGTGGTGGAAAATGGTGGAAAGTTATCTAGAATCTCAAGTAGTCCTTTGCTCAAGACACTCGGATCTCAAATGGGTACCGCAGAGAACAAGAATTCAGCAATTCGGGACCAGGAGAAAGATGAGGTTGCCAATTCTCAAGAGGAATCTACCATATCTGAGCAGACACCAAATGGAGAAATTGGGATGAAAAATTGCCAAGATATGACGAATTCCAGGAAAAGAAAAGCATCTTCCAAAGGAAAAACTAGAGAAACTTCTAACTCCATCaag GGTGTTGAAGTCAGTGAGGATTCAAATTCAAAGCGAACCAAGCCAAACGAGGGTGAGGGAAACGAAAATGGACCGGTGAAGGTTGAGGAAGAGTCCAAAGCAGTGGAAGATAAACAGAACAAAAGCAACTCAAAACCTCCTGAGCCACCAAAAGATTACATTCATGTGAGAGCAAGAAGAGGCCAAGCCACTGACAGTCATAGTCTTGCAGAACGT GTACGGAGGGAGAAAATCAGTGAGAGGATGAAGCTGCTCCAAGATCTTGTACCAGGTTGCAACAAG GTCACTGGAAAAGCACTTATGCTagatgaaattataaattatgttcAGTCATTGCAGCGTCAAGTTGAG TTCCTATCTATGAAGTTGGCTTCTGTTAACACAAGGATGGATCTTAGTATTGACAGCCTTGTTTCAAAAGAT GTATTTCAATCTAATAATTCTTTGGCAACACACCCAAATCCAACATTCCCTCTAGATTCCTCAGCACAAGCCTTTTATGGGCACCAGCATCAGCAAAACCCAGTTATCCATAATAACATACCTAACAGAACGGTGACCCACTGCTCAGTGGACCCATTAGACACATCTTTGTGCCAAAATCTTGCAATGCAATTACCCCCCCTAAATGGGTTTAATGAAGTTGCCTCTCAG TTTCCATTAACATTCTGTGAGGAGGATCTGCACACCATTGTGCAGATGGGGTTTGGGCAAACTACAAACTGGAAAACACCAATTCAATCCCCAAGTTTCAACG GTTCAAATAATGTACCCCAGATGAAAGTTGAGCTCTGA